The proteins below are encoded in one region of Micromonospora yangpuensis:
- a CDS encoding ABC transporter permease subunit, translated as MLGEIAVLDDVGPPRRGRAYPAAGATSALLLPAGLLLGGLLLWPVLRTLHASVTTDGRWVGADHFRTAWAGPGTPAVVGRTLLWALVVPAVVTALGYLLATATGRSASGRLVRLILVLPIGVPLVVTGVTFRLMYDPDPTRGLATSLAARLTGASVETTPLLLGPRLVTVALMSAFVWAWVGLAVVVFRAALDAVPPSLADAVRAYGGSRRDVFWDAQWRPLLLRTVAVVFALVALGTSRTFDLILIMVPGSVRDDAAVLAVRVWQTSGGTTTGEGAALGVIWLAAVAVGMLVAALFVRQAWPPPRHVDPPPDDPPPAPARRLPRLVAAGAAIVWLVPLATLVVTSLHAPVDAAAGWWSAPPSVDSYATVLSGAELWHSLLFTLALATVVTATVLGVALLAAYPLAWLTGPAAQFTGLLLMAAVVVPVQVVAGPVNEVLGAVLSSGTARGLALVHIALGLPFAVLVLRNAFADLPADQVRDARLGGRHWWGTVARLARHNRPAVVAVCVLEFVQVWNDLVVGLLFSGADAAPLGLFLHGQTRHFVANSGVLTAGSVLASILPVVLVVLARRQLVVGLVAGGVR; from the coding sequence GTGCTCGGGGAGATCGCCGTCCTCGACGACGTGGGTCCCCCACGCCGTGGCCGGGCGTACCCGGCGGCGGGCGCCACCTCGGCGCTGTTGCTGCCGGCGGGGCTGCTGCTGGGTGGGCTGCTGCTCTGGCCGGTGCTGCGGACGTTGCACGCCAGCGTCACCACCGACGGCCGGTGGGTCGGCGCCGACCACTTCCGGACGGCCTGGGCCGGGCCGGGCACTCCGGCGGTGGTGGGTCGCACGTTGCTCTGGGCCCTGGTGGTGCCCGCCGTGGTGACGGCGCTGGGTTACCTGCTGGCCACCGCGACCGGCCGTTCCGCCTCAGGTCGACTGGTCCGGCTCATCCTGGTGCTGCCGATCGGTGTCCCGCTGGTGGTCACCGGGGTGACGTTCCGGCTGATGTACGACCCGGACCCGACCCGGGGACTGGCCACCTCGCTCGCCGCGCGACTGACCGGGGCGTCGGTGGAGACGACGCCGCTGCTGCTCGGTCCCCGCCTGGTGACGGTGGCCCTGATGTCGGCGTTCGTCTGGGCCTGGGTGGGCCTGGCGGTGGTGGTGTTCCGGGCCGCGCTGGACGCGGTGCCGCCCAGTCTGGCCGACGCCGTCCGGGCCTACGGCGGCAGCCGGCGCGACGTGTTCTGGGACGCGCAGTGGCGGCCGTTGCTGCTGCGTACCGTGGCGGTGGTCTTCGCCCTGGTGGCGCTCGGCACCAGCCGCACCTTCGACCTGATCCTGATCATGGTGCCCGGATCGGTGCGCGACGACGCCGCGGTGCTCGCGGTGCGGGTCTGGCAGACCTCCGGCGGCACCACCACCGGCGAGGGAGCCGCGCTCGGGGTGATCTGGCTGGCGGCCGTGGCCGTCGGGATGCTGGTGGCCGCGCTCTTCGTCCGGCAGGCCTGGCCCCCGCCCCGGCACGTCGACCCGCCGCCGGACGATCCGCCGCCGGCACCGGCGCGCCGGTTACCCCGCCTGGTCGCCGCGGGCGCCGCGATCGTCTGGTTGGTGCCGTTGGCGACGCTGGTCGTGACGTCCCTGCACGCCCCGGTCGACGCCGCGGCGGGATGGTGGTCCGCCCCGCCGAGCGTGGACTCCTACGCCACCGTGCTGTCCGGCGCGGAACTGTGGCACAGCCTGCTGTTCACCCTGGCCCTCGCGACCGTGGTGACCGCGACGGTGCTCGGGGTGGCGCTGCTGGCGGCGTACCCGTTGGCCTGGTTGACCGGGCCGGCCGCCCAGTTCACCGGGTTGCTGCTGATGGCCGCGGTGGTGGTCCCGGTGCAGGTGGTCGCCGGCCCGGTCAACGAGGTCCTCGGCGCGGTCCTCTCCTCCGGCACCGCCCGAGGCCTGGCCCTGGTGCACATCGCGTTGGGTCTGCCCTTCGCGGTGTTGGTGCTGCGCAACGCCTTCGCCGACCTGCCGGCCGACCAGGTCCGCGACGCCCGGCTCGGTGGTCGGCACTGGTGGGGCACGGTGGCGCGGTTGGCCCGGCACAACCGGCCGGCGGTGGTCGCGGTCTGTGTGCTGGAGTTCGTCCAGGTGTGGAACGACCTGGTGGTCGGGTTGCTGTTCAGCGGCGCCGACGCCGCACCGCTGGGGTTGTTCCTGCACGGCCAGACCCGGCACTTCGTGGCCAACAGCGGCGTGTTGACGGCCGGCTCGGTGCTCGCCTCGATCCTGCCGGTGGTGCTGGTCGTGCTGGCCCGTCGGCAGCTCGTCGTGGGCCTGGTCGCCGGTGGTGTGCGGTGA
- a CDS encoding tetratricopeptide repeat protein, producing MTGPRTPRWPAAVAVLTLVGGVLGNVASNLLAGLADTMLGPASIVLAVVGAVASVVVEIRRRRVEREPAAEPTDLVTPATGAPSLPYPAGFTGRAEQTGAIVAALLREHAVAVVGRRAAGTSSCAVQAANLCRDRFPDGHYYVDLRRGGRPRSAREVLTALARILGTTPPASGRADDLDEAADELRRQLDGRQILLVLDNVDRAAQVRPLLPPAARTCRLLLAGGPALASLEGLVAYWLAEPDTADAVELFAAAGGTAPTPRVHRPDPRTDPAVREIVEVCGRQPRTVRALGYRTAQHGWRYSDVRDTLRRAVETAPHQRVPVSPAARLVTDRDTAYHALSARARRLYRLMSLSPVPLDRPTLAALAGRRWTDVATLLDELAAAAFVVGAAGDRYEVRPLLAPYARLHLREAEPVAARVAAQARLTRHLARRAERHAANLAVTVSLLNRGRSLPLEDDPAGWFDLHQDLLLAVVKVPAGAAETLPRRIRRWWFRLAVALCGWLAHADRLDEWAEVCRIVLDMPTAGDRPEIAGWAHNELGVLRRRRHDPQGAAAALTLAVAERGRRGTAQARMNLGLALLDLGQVDDAVEHLELSRRHRSAADRAGIALTDLGLGAARLARGELETAHRHLVRAANTFRLLGDARGYAAALTNLVLVHAGLGEHLDAAQAGQAALREYESVADPATRATALLNAGATLLTSVPGQAREAYELLAESHRLRDSRRPTAGLGRTLLYLGDAAAALGDHTEARRRWTDAADLGEEVGDPAGQAAADARLIGEGGPASR from the coding sequence GTGACCGGTCCCCGGACGCCCCGCTGGCCGGCCGCGGTGGCGGTCCTCACCCTGGTCGGCGGGGTGCTGGGCAACGTGGCCAGCAACCTGCTCGCCGGGCTGGCCGACACGATGCTCGGGCCGGCCAGCATCGTGCTGGCGGTGGTCGGTGCGGTCGCCTCCGTGGTGGTCGAGATCCGCCGGCGGCGGGTCGAGCGGGAGCCGGCCGCCGAGCCGACGGACCTGGTCACGCCGGCCACCGGCGCGCCCTCCCTGCCCTATCCGGCCGGCTTCACCGGCCGGGCCGAGCAGACCGGGGCCATCGTGGCGGCACTGCTACGCGAGCACGCGGTGGCCGTGGTCGGGCGGCGGGCGGCGGGTACCTCGTCCTGCGCCGTGCAGGCGGCCAACCTGTGCCGGGACCGGTTCCCCGACGGCCACTACTACGTGGACCTGCGCCGGGGCGGGCGGCCCCGCTCGGCCCGGGAGGTGCTCACCGCGCTGGCCCGCATCCTGGGCACCACGCCACCGGCGTCGGGTCGGGCCGACGATCTGGACGAGGCCGCCGACGAGTTGCGCCGGCAGCTCGACGGCCGGCAGATCCTGCTGGTACTGGACAACGTGGACCGGGCGGCGCAGGTACGCCCGCTGCTTCCCCCGGCCGCCAGGACGTGTCGGCTGCTGCTCGCCGGTGGTCCGGCGCTGGCCTCGCTGGAGGGGCTGGTGGCGTACTGGCTCGCCGAGCCGGACACCGCCGACGCGGTGGAGCTGTTCGCCGCCGCCGGTGGCACCGCGCCGACGCCCCGGGTCCACCGGCCCGACCCGCGCACCGACCCGGCGGTACGCGAGATCGTCGAGGTGTGCGGGCGGCAACCGCGCACCGTCCGGGCCCTGGGCTACCGGACCGCCCAGCACGGTTGGCGCTACTCCGACGTGCGGGACACCCTGCGCCGGGCGGTCGAGACCGCGCCGCACCAGCGGGTACCGGTCTCCCCGGCGGCCCGGTTGGTCACCGACCGGGACACCGCCTACCACGCGCTGTCGGCGCGGGCCCGGCGACTGTACCGGCTGATGTCGCTCAGCCCGGTGCCGTTGGACCGGCCGACGCTCGCGGCCCTGGCCGGACGACGCTGGACCGACGTGGCCACGCTCCTCGACGAGCTGGCCGCGGCGGCGTTCGTGGTCGGTGCCGCCGGTGACCGGTACGAGGTGCGTCCGCTGCTGGCCCCGTACGCCCGACTGCACCTGCGCGAGGCCGAGCCGGTCGCCGCGCGGGTCGCCGCGCAGGCCCGGCTGACCCGGCACCTGGCCCGACGGGCCGAACGGCACGCGGCGAACCTGGCGGTCACCGTCTCGTTGCTGAACCGGGGGCGGTCGCTGCCCCTGGAGGACGATCCGGCGGGCTGGTTCGACCTGCACCAGGACCTGCTGCTCGCGGTGGTCAAGGTGCCGGCCGGAGCGGCCGAGACGCTGCCCCGACGGATCCGCCGGTGGTGGTTCCGGCTGGCGGTGGCGCTCTGCGGCTGGCTGGCCCACGCCGACCGGCTCGACGAGTGGGCCGAGGTGTGCCGGATCGTGCTGGACATGCCGACCGCCGGCGACCGGCCGGAGATCGCCGGCTGGGCGCACAACGAGCTGGGGGTGCTCCGGCGCCGGCGGCACGACCCGCAGGGTGCGGCGGCGGCGCTCACCCTGGCGGTCGCCGAACGTGGTCGGCGGGGCACCGCGCAGGCCCGGATGAACCTCGGTCTGGCCCTGCTGGACCTCGGGCAGGTCGACGACGCGGTGGAGCACCTGGAGTTGTCCCGCCGGCACCGCTCCGCCGCCGACCGGGCCGGGATCGCCCTGACCGACCTGGGGCTGGGCGCGGCCCGGCTGGCCCGGGGCGAGCTGGAGACCGCCCACCGGCACCTGGTCCGGGCGGCCAACACGTTCAGGCTGCTCGGCGACGCCCGGGGCTACGCGGCGGCCCTGACCAACCTGGTGCTGGTGCACGCCGGTCTCGGTGAGCACCTCGACGCCGCGCAGGCCGGGCAGGCGGCGCTGCGGGAGTACGAGTCGGTGGCCGACCCCGCCACCCGCGCCACCGCGCTGCTCAACGCCGGCGCGACCCTGCTGACCAGCGTCCCCGGGCAGGCGCGGGAGGCGTACGAGCTGCTGGCCGAGAGCCACCGGCTGCGGGACTCGCGACGCCCGACGGCGGGGCTGGGGCGTACCCTGCTCTATCTGGGCGACGCGGCGGCGGCGCTGGGCGACCACACCGAGGCCCGCCGGCGGTGGACCGACGCGGCGGACCTCGGCGAGGAGGTCGGTGACCCGGCCGGCCAGGCGGCGGCCGACGCCCGGTTGATCGGCGAGGGTGGCCCCGCGTCCCGCTGA
- a CDS encoding pentapeptide repeat-containing protein: MSETPRQLRADCFRCFALCCVAPAFAASADFALDKPAGRPCAHLAGDFRCGIHGQLRDRGFAGCTVFDCFGAGQQVSQVTYGGRSWRDQPRSAAQMFDTFAVQRHLHELLWYLTEAVALGPTEPLRGQLRRAVAETLRHTDASPAELLALDVDAHRATVNVLLSRASELLRGRGGADRRGAQLVGVDLRRVRLVGANLRGAVLVGADLRGVDLTRADVTGADLRGADLRGADLRRTLFLHRAQLDAARGDLRTRLPASLSRPAHWSALPLTPTRRATR; this comes from the coding sequence GTGTCGGAGACCCCCCGCCAGTTGCGGGCGGACTGTTTCCGGTGCTTCGCGCTCTGCTGCGTCGCACCGGCCTTCGCCGCCTCGGCCGACTTCGCCCTGGACAAACCCGCCGGGCGGCCCTGTGCCCACCTGGCCGGTGACTTCCGGTGCGGCATCCACGGGCAGCTGCGTGACCGGGGCTTCGCCGGGTGCACGGTCTTCGACTGCTTCGGCGCCGGCCAGCAGGTCTCCCAGGTCACCTACGGTGGGCGGAGCTGGCGCGACCAGCCGCGGTCGGCGGCGCAGATGTTCGACACCTTCGCCGTGCAGCGGCACCTGCACGAGCTGCTGTGGTACCTGACCGAGGCGGTGGCGCTGGGCCCGACCGAGCCGCTACGCGGCCAACTGCGGCGCGCGGTGGCGGAGACCCTCCGGCACACCGACGCGAGCCCGGCGGAGCTGCTGGCGCTGGACGTCGACGCCCACCGGGCCACGGTCAACGTGCTGCTGTCGCGCGCCAGCGAACTGCTGCGTGGTCGCGGCGGGGCCGACCGGCGCGGCGCGCAGCTGGTCGGGGTCGACCTGCGCCGGGTACGCCTGGTCGGGGCCAACCTGCGGGGCGCGGTGCTGGTCGGGGCGGACCTGCGCGGCGTTGACCTCACCCGGGCCGACGTCACCGGGGCCGACCTGCGCGGCGCCGACCTGCGCGGGGCGGACCTGCGGCGCACGCTCTTCCTGCACCGCGCCCAGCTCGACGCGGCCCGGGGTGACCTGCGCACCCGGCTGCCGGCGTCGCTGTCCCGGCCCGCACACTGGTCAGCGCTGCCGCTCACCCCGACCCGCCGCGCCACCCGGTGA
- a CDS encoding ferredoxin, with amino-acid sequence MSADRPAPPETTVRLRVDRDVCCGSGNCVLTAPEVFEQDDTDGLVLLRVAEPAPQSVERVRRAVDLCPAGAIHLD; translated from the coding sequence GTGAGCGCCGACCGGCCGGCCCCGCCGGAGACGACGGTGCGCCTGCGGGTGGACCGGGACGTCTGCTGCGGCTCCGGCAACTGCGTGCTCACCGCCCCGGAGGTCTTCGAACAGGACGACACCGACGGTCTGGTGCTGCTGCGGGTGGCCGAGCCGGCACCGCAGAGCGTCGAGCGGGTCCGTCGCGCCGTCGACCTCTGCCCGGCCGGCGCGATCCACCTGGACTGA
- a CDS encoding cytochrome P450 has protein sequence MTRSVEAELPVWPPVNAARGPFALLAEDEQERYAAPVTRVRLPTGATAWLVSRHADVRRLLRHPAFSSDLTRPGFPLLRPLPPQTAEDGKGSFIRMDGAEHSRLRRMLTAEFMIKNVRRIEPLITQTVDRCLDDLAAVGPPADLVSTFALPLPSMVICHLLGVPYADHDFFQAHSRTLLSRNEPMERVQAAVRELQSYLRQLAQERLAHPDAAADDLLSRLVRERVEPGELELDELVGMALLLLIAGHETTANMLGLSVLLLTRRPDQFALLRDEPERVADLVEELLRYLSIVRTGLARVATEDVEIGGQLIRAGEGVIVLIALANRDTEVFDDAEGFDPYRQAHQHLAFGFGVHQCIGQPLARAELRLALVGLARRFPDLRVTAEPEQLPIRDNAVVFGLDVLPVSW, from the coding sequence ATGACCCGTTCCGTCGAGGCTGAATTGCCCGTGTGGCCGCCGGTGAACGCCGCCCGCGGCCCCTTCGCCCTGCTGGCCGAGGACGAGCAGGAGCGCTACGCCGCCCCGGTGACCCGGGTCCGGCTGCCCACCGGGGCCACTGCCTGGCTGGTCAGCCGGCACGCCGACGTGCGTCGCCTGCTGCGCCACCCGGCCTTCAGTTCCGACCTCACCCGGCCCGGCTTCCCCCTGCTGCGTCCCCTGCCGCCGCAGACCGCCGAGGACGGCAAGGGCTCGTTCATCCGGATGGACGGCGCCGAGCACAGTCGACTGAGGCGGATGCTCACCGCCGAGTTCATGATCAAGAATGTCCGGCGGATCGAGCCGCTGATCACGCAGACCGTCGACCGTTGCCTGGACGACCTCGCCGCCGTCGGTCCACCGGCCGACCTGGTGTCGACGTTCGCCCTGCCGCTGCCGTCGATGGTGATCTGCCACCTGCTCGGCGTGCCCTACGCCGACCACGACTTCTTCCAGGCCCACAGCCGCACCCTGCTCAGCCGCAACGAGCCGATGGAGCGGGTGCAGGCCGCCGTCCGGGAGCTGCAGAGCTACCTGCGGCAGTTGGCCCAGGAGCGGTTGGCCCACCCCGACGCCGCCGCCGACGACCTGCTCAGCCGCCTGGTCCGGGAACGGGTCGAGCCGGGGGAGTTGGAGCTCGACGAGCTGGTCGGCATGGCGCTGCTGCTGCTCATCGCCGGCCACGAGACGACCGCCAACATGCTCGGGTTGAGCGTCCTGCTGCTGACCCGGCGACCCGACCAGTTCGCCCTGCTGCGCGACGAGCCCGAACGCGTCGCCGATCTGGTCGAGGAGCTGCTGCGCTACCTCAGCATCGTGCGCACCGGACTGGCCCGGGTGGCCACCGAGGATGTGGAGATCGGCGGGCAGCTGATCCGAGCCGGTGAGGGGGTCATCGTGTTGATCGCCCTGGCCAACCGGGACACCGAGGTCTTCGACGACGCCGAGGGGTTCGACCCGTACCGCCAGGCACACCAGCACCTGGCCTTCGGCTTCGGTGTGCACCAGTGCATCGGTCAGCCGCTGGCCCGCGCCGAGCTGCGGCTGGCCCTGGTGGGGCTGGCCCGGCGCTTCCCCGACCTGCGGGTGACCGCCGAGCCGGAACAACTGCCGATCCGGGACAACGCGGTGGTTTTCGGCCTCGACGTGCTTCCGGTCAGCTGGTGA
- a CDS encoding TetR/AcrR family transcriptional regulator, which yields MSDTKQRLLDGTLTALREHGIAGISARTIAAAAGVNQALVFYHFGTVDELLGAACRAGTAQRVARYAQRFTEVGSLRELLAVGQALHVAERELGNVSVLAQLLAGAQSEPRLAAPTAEALQLWVDEIEPVLVRLLAGSPLAEVADIPGLARAVAAGFVGLELYEGVDAVGATRAVGALEQLAVLVEAVDDLGPVARRAVRARISRTARRSGPARPVR from the coding sequence ATGTCCGACACCAAGCAGCGACTGCTCGACGGCACCCTCACCGCGCTGCGCGAACACGGGATAGCCGGCATCTCCGCCCGGACCATCGCCGCGGCGGCCGGGGTGAACCAGGCGCTGGTCTTCTACCACTTCGGCACCGTCGACGAGCTGCTCGGCGCGGCCTGCCGGGCCGGCACCGCGCAGCGGGTGGCCCGGTACGCGCAGCGGTTCACCGAGGTGGGCTCGCTGCGTGAGCTGCTGGCGGTCGGGCAGGCCCTGCACGTGGCGGAACGCGAGCTGGGCAACGTCTCGGTGCTGGCCCAACTGCTCGCCGGGGCGCAGAGCGAGCCCCGGCTGGCCGCGCCCACCGCCGAGGCCCTGCAACTGTGGGTGGACGAGATCGAGCCGGTGCTGGTCCGGCTGCTGGCCGGCTCACCGTTGGCCGAGGTGGCCGACATCCCCGGGCTGGCCCGCGCGGTCGCCGCCGGCTTCGTCGGCCTGGAGCTCTACGAGGGGGTCGACGCCGTCGGCGCGACCCGGGCGGTCGGGGCCCTGGAGCAGCTGGCCGTGCTGGTCGAGGCCGTCGACGACCTCGGCCCGGTGGCCCGCCGGGCGGTGCGCGCCCGGATCAGCCGCACCGCGCGCCGGAGTGGCCCGGCCCGGCCCGTCCGGTGA
- a CDS encoding class F sortase, which produces MALGLAGVLGVALLVAGLTLAPARPPGPSEAARPAGPALDRPGPAVPALPRAAPVRVTIPAIGVRAQVVPVAADAAGQLEVPPLDRPTVAGWYRLGVSPGEPGNAVLVGHVDSRQTGPAVFFRLGQLRPGDTVEVARADGRSARFTVDGVASYPKEQFPSALVYGGDGTARLRLLTCGGRFDDARRAYLDNTVVFATRIG; this is translated from the coding sequence CTGGCGCTCGGGCTGGCCGGGGTGCTCGGCGTGGCACTGCTCGTCGCCGGCCTGACCCTGGCACCGGCCCGACCACCCGGGCCGTCCGAGGCGGCCCGCCCGGCGGGTCCGGCCCTCGACCGGCCGGGACCGGCCGTGCCGGCACTGCCCCGGGCCGCCCCGGTCCGGGTGACCATCCCGGCGATCGGGGTACGCGCACAGGTGGTTCCGGTGGCCGCCGACGCCGCCGGGCAACTGGAGGTACCCCCGCTGGACCGGCCGACGGTGGCCGGCTGGTACCGGCTCGGGGTGAGTCCCGGCGAGCCGGGCAACGCGGTGCTGGTCGGTCACGTCGACTCCCGACAGACCGGCCCGGCGGTCTTCTTCCGACTCGGTCAGCTCCGGCCGGGCGACACCGTCGAGGTGGCCCGTGCCGACGGGCGCAGCGCCCGCTTCACCGTGGACGGTGTCGCGTCGTACCCGAAGGAGCAGTTTCCCAGCGCGCTGGTCTACGGCGGCGACGGCACCGCCCGGCTGCGGCTGCTCACCTGCGGCGGCCGCTTCGACGACGCCCGCCGCGCCTACCTGGACAACACCGTCGTCTTCGCCACCCGGATCGGCTGA
- a CDS encoding YchJ family protein yields the protein MAKRGAHRAVGGESVRPCACGSGTTYGRCCRPLHRGEAHAATAEQLMRSRFSAFAVGHRDHLLRSWHSSTRPTGLSLDPAQRWLRLEVLDRERGGLLDSTGTVEFRAHYRTAGRTGTLHERSRFVREDGRWVYLDASTG from the coding sequence GTGGCGAAACGGGGGGCCCACCGGGCGGTGGGTGGCGAGTCGGTCCGGCCCTGCGCGTGCGGCTCCGGCACGACGTACGGCCGGTGCTGTCGACCGTTGCACCGGGGTGAGGCGCACGCCGCCACCGCCGAGCAACTGATGCGCTCCCGGTTCAGTGCCTTCGCCGTCGGCCACCGGGACCACCTGCTGCGCAGCTGGCACTCCTCGACCCGCCCGACCGGGCTGAGCCTCGACCCCGCCCAACGGTGGTTGCGGCTGGAGGTGCTGGACCGCGAGCGCGGCGGCCTGCTGGACAGCACCGGCACGGTCGAGTTCCGGGCCCACTACCGCACGGCCGGCCGCACCGGCACGCTGCACGAGCGCAGCCGGTTCGTCCGGGAGGACGGACGCTGGGTGTATCTCGACGCGTCGACCGGCTGA
- the lanKC gene encoding class III lanthionine synthetase LanKC, whose product MDERYDSYCAADPLFYDSLGSVTTQPGFPTAARPLPEGWQSEPTGDWLIYAPVDGTLPEQGWKIHVSATLTNADEVLAAVWDYCVPRGLAFKFLRGPRTLLMRNSKYAARGASGKFVTVYPRDEAELELTCKELDELLAGQDGPYILSDLRYHAGPVYVRYGGFAARYCQSDEGQVVPAIADDSGTLVPDRRDPVFHVPSWVTLPDFLAPHLAARNGSRTDELPYRIEKVIHFSNGGGLYVGRDLRSDTQVVLKEARPHAGLDADGADAVARLHREADNLRRLADLPQVPRVHDEFVFSDHHFLALEFIEGRALNKEIVERYPLIDADATDADRATYADWARSVHAQVETVIEEIHARGLVYGDLHLFNVMIRPDDTVALVDFEVAAPIDGHRRPGLRNQGFAAPRDRTGPAVDRYALACLRLALFLPLTQLVRLETTKAAQLADVIAEAFPVSRDWLTPAVQEITGSPATSEAAPVTGMTAPDYRPHRWDALRACLASALLTSATPQRDERLFPGDIEQFRSGGLNLAHGAAGVLHALAVSGAGQWPEHEQWLLRRATSPVSGTRCGFYDGLHGVAYALDGLGRRQGALDVLDICLRQPWQDLDHSLRGGLAGIGLNLLHLAERTGETRLREEAWRVAERLVEQVAVDPGGEISGGRNPYAGLLRGRTGPALLLLRLYEASGDRTLLAHAATALRQDLRRCVVRPDGALEVNEGWRTMPYLAEGSVGIGLVLERYLRHQDDEQFRTATVGIRRAARSPFYAQTGLFAGRAGIIAYLAATSTAGDEPDALPAQVRRLAWHALPYADGVAFPGEQLLRLSMDLATGTAGVLLAVAAAHGEAAAGLPFLAPAPGAPRLPRRSGGDQTDPTTEGR is encoded by the coding sequence GTGGACGAGCGCTACGACAGCTACTGCGCCGCAGACCCGCTGTTCTACGACTCGCTCGGCAGCGTGACGACCCAGCCCGGCTTCCCCACCGCCGCCCGGCCGCTGCCCGAGGGCTGGCAGAGCGAGCCGACCGGCGACTGGCTGATCTACGCCCCGGTCGACGGCACGCTGCCCGAGCAGGGCTGGAAGATCCACGTGTCGGCCACCCTGACCAACGCCGACGAGGTGCTCGCGGCGGTCTGGGACTACTGCGTCCCCCGGGGCCTGGCGTTCAAGTTCCTACGTGGACCGCGCACCCTGCTGATGCGCAACTCCAAGTACGCCGCCCGGGGCGCCAGCGGCAAGTTCGTCACCGTCTACCCACGCGACGAGGCGGAGCTGGAGCTGACCTGCAAGGAGCTCGACGAGCTGCTCGCCGGCCAGGACGGCCCGTACATCCTCAGCGACCTGCGCTACCACGCCGGTCCGGTGTACGTGCGCTACGGCGGCTTCGCCGCCCGGTACTGCCAGTCCGACGAGGGTCAGGTGGTGCCCGCGATCGCCGACGACAGCGGCACCCTGGTCCCGGACCGCCGGGACCCGGTGTTCCACGTGCCGTCCTGGGTGACGCTGCCCGACTTCCTCGCGCCGCACCTGGCCGCCCGCAACGGCTCCCGTACCGACGAGCTGCCGTACCGGATCGAGAAGGTCATCCACTTCTCCAACGGTGGCGGCCTCTACGTCGGCCGGGACCTGCGCAGCGACACCCAGGTGGTGCTCAAGGAGGCCCGTCCGCACGCCGGGCTGGACGCCGACGGCGCCGACGCGGTGGCCCGGCTGCACCGCGAGGCGGACAACCTGCGTCGCCTGGCCGACCTGCCGCAGGTGCCCCGGGTGCACGACGAGTTCGTCTTCAGCGACCACCACTTCCTGGCCCTGGAGTTCATCGAGGGCCGGGCGTTGAACAAGGAGATCGTCGAGCGGTACCCGCTCATCGACGCGGACGCCACCGACGCGGACCGGGCCACCTACGCCGACTGGGCCCGCAGCGTCCACGCCCAGGTCGAGACGGTGATCGAGGAGATCCACGCCCGCGGGTTGGTCTACGGCGACCTGCACCTGTTCAACGTGATGATCCGGCCGGACGACACCGTCGCGCTCGTCGACTTCGAGGTGGCCGCCCCGATCGACGGCCACCGCCGGCCGGGCCTGCGCAACCAGGGCTTCGCCGCCCCCCGGGACCGCACCGGGCCGGCCGTCGACCGGTACGCCCTGGCCTGCCTGCGGCTGGCGTTGTTCCTGCCGCTGACCCAGCTCGTGCGGCTGGAGACGACCAAGGCCGCGCAGTTGGCCGATGTGATCGCCGAGGCCTTCCCGGTGTCCCGGGACTGGCTCACCCCGGCGGTCCAGGAGATCACCGGCAGCCCGGCGACCTCGGAGGCCGCGCCGGTGACCGGGATGACCGCGCCGGACTACCGCCCACACCGGTGGGACGCGCTGCGGGCTTGCCTGGCCTCGGCGCTCCTGACCAGCGCCACCCCGCAACGCGACGAGCGACTCTTCCCCGGCGACATCGAGCAGTTCCGCAGCGGTGGCCTCAACCTCGCCCACGGTGCCGCCGGGGTGCTGCACGCCCTGGCCGTCAGTGGTGCCGGGCAGTGGCCGGAGCACGAGCAGTGGCTGCTGCGGCGGGCCACGTCGCCGGTCTCCGGCACCCGGTGCGGCTTCTACGACGGGCTGCACGGGGTCGCCTACGCCCTGGACGGGTTGGGGCGTCGGCAGGGCGCACTGGACGTGCTGGACATCTGCCTGCGCCAACCCTGGCAGGACCTCGACCACAGCCTGCGCGGCGGGCTGGCCGGGATCGGACTGAACCTGCTGCACCTGGCCGAACGGACTGGCGAGACGCGGCTGCGTGAGGAGGCCTGGCGGGTCGCCGAGCGCCTCGTCGAACAGGTCGCCGTCGACCCGGGCGGCGAGATCAGCGGCGGCCGGAACCCGTACGCCGGGCTGCTGCGCGGCCGGACCGGGCCGGCCTTGCTGCTGCTGCGGCTCTACGAGGCCAGCGGAGACCGGACGCTGCTGGCACACGCGGCCACCGCGCTGCGCCAGGACCTGCGCCGCTGTGTGGTCCGCCCGGACGGGGCGCTGGAGGTCAACGAGGGCTGGCGCACCATGCCGTACCTCGCCGAGGGCAGCGTCGGGATCGGTCTGGTGCTCGAACGGTACCTACGGCACCAGGACGACGAGCAGTTCCGGACCGCCACGGTGGGCATCCGGCGGGCCGCCCGGTCGCCCTTCTACGCCCAGACCGGGCTCTTCGCCGGCCGGGCCGGCATCATCGCCTACCTGGCCGCGACCAGCACCGCCGGCGACGAGCCGGATGCGCTGCCGGCCCAGGTACGCCGGCTGGCCTGGCACGCGCTGCCGTACGCCGACGGGGTCGCGTTCCCCGGCGAGCAGCTGCTCCGGCTCTCGATGGACCTGGCCACCGGCACCGCCGGTGTGCTGCTCGCGGTGGCCGCCGCCCACGGCGAGGCCGCCGCCGGACTGCCCTTCCTCGCGCCCGCACCGGGCGCCCCACGACTCCCCCGGCGTTCCGGGGGCGACCAGACCGATCCGACGACCGAAGGGAGGTGA